From Pan paniscus chromosome 6, NHGRI_mPanPan1-v2.0_pri, whole genome shotgun sequence, one genomic window encodes:
- the TMEM140 gene encoding transmembrane protein 140, whose product MAGPRPRWRDQLLFMSIIVLVVVVICLMLYALLWEAGNLTDLPNLRIGFYNFCLWNEDTSTLQCHQFPELEALGVPRVGLALARLGVYGALVLTLFAPQPLLLAQCNSDERAWQLAVGFLAVSSVLLAGGLGLFLSYVWKWVRLSLPGPGFLALGSAQALLILLLIAMAVFPLRAERAESKLESC is encoded by the coding sequence ATGGCCGGCCCAAGGCCTCGGTGGCGCGACCAGCTGCTGTTCATGAGCATCATAGTCCTCGTGGTTGTGGTCATCTGCCTGATGTTATACGCTCTTCTCTGGGAGGCTGGCAACCTCACTGACCTGCCCAACCTGAGAATCGGCTTCTACAACTTCTGCCTGTGGAATGAGGACACCAGCACCCTACAGTGTCACCAGTTCCCTGAGCTGGAAGCCCTGGGGGTGCCTCGGGTTGGCCTGGCCCTGGCCAGGCTTGGCGTGTACGGGGCCCTGGTCCTCACCCTCTTTGCCCCCCAGCCTCTCCTCCTAGCCCAGTGCAACAGTGATGAGAGAGCGTGGCAGCTGGCAGTGGGCTTCCTGGCTGTGTCCTCTGTGCTGCTGGCCGGCGGCCTGGGCCTCTTCCTCTCCTATGTGTGGAAGTGGGTCAGGCTCTCCCTCCCGGGGCCTGGGTTTCTAGCTCTGGGCAGCGCCCAGGCCTTACTCATCCTCTTGCTTATAGCCATGGCTGTGTTCCCTCTGAGGGCTGAGAGGGCTGAGAGCAAGCTTGAGAGCTGCTAA
- the CYREN gene encoding cell cycle regulator of non-homologous end joining — protein METLQSETKTRVLPSWLTAQVATKNVAPMKAPKRMKMAAVPVAAARLPATRTVYCMNEAEIVDVALGILIESRKQEKACEQPALAGADNPEHSPPCSMSPHTSSGSSSEEEDSGKQALAPGLSPSQRPGGSSSACSRSPEEEEEEDVLKYVREIFFS, from the exons ATGGAAACCTTACAATCCGAGACTAAAACGAGGGTCCTTCCCTCATGGCTGACAGCCCAGGTGGCTACAAAGAATGTGGCACCAATGAAGGCCCCCAAGAGGATGAAAATGGCAGCAGTGCCAGTGGCAGCAGCAAG ACTCCCTGCGACAAGGACTGTGTACTGCATGAATGAGGCCGAGATAGTCGATGTTGCTCTGGGAATCCTGATTGAG AGCCGCAAACAGGAAAAGGCCTGCGAGCAGCCGGCCCTGGCAGGGGCTGATAACCCAGAGCACTCCCCTCCCTGCTCCATGTCGCCTCACACAAGTTCTGGGAGCAGCAGTGAGGAAGAGGACAGTGGGAAACAGGCACTGGCTCCAGGCCTCAGCCCTTCCCAGAGGCCAGGGGGTTCCAGCTCTGCCTGTAGCAGGAgccctgaggaggaggaggaagaggatgtgCTGAAATACGTCCGGGAGATCTTTTTCAGCTAG